The following are encoded in a window of Vespula pensylvanica isolate Volc-1 chromosome 2, ASM1446617v1, whole genome shotgun sequence genomic DNA:
- the LOC122638180 gene encoding uncharacterized protein LOC122638180, protein MRSPDSRKEKRTPRIVRAVRRNSKKLYQEENVKTNSIEHPSNSKSSVVVLYQGGSFEAPKTFSKQLVQPSKSDRSIVRTSDVTSEHSLRIKPVDSPEYQSPRYSIPRRKITSRRYSRISKRSEPLNVNIYHKSRVVQVTPSTRDRWAAAERSKQADSISSKDPVSIQKEVFCYKVEDCQRISEKPSKTDKDLKEKCYPSDSKLMAQSVNTREQGQEETMKHSVLSPNLNFLIQNMQTRPNDIINDQVCFSTNDIDESRRIFPFQATPSGNLKVIPNQVVFESKKVSVLVADPRHTKVNVKAELNKSNIDVNRSISDSSTRQSFIDLPPGVTPSAINHLQAHKKLPDIQVEYKPRTQPYKAKAHQPEMEQNQSIQATSNQVPPIQEVPLSSLGLMQEEPIDWNSVILPEKTDLYRELARRITNYKNADCIIRIGQDEFHCHLLVLQSYSTFFDERNSKEIDLTESSVTSKAFSIIYDWMISPTSESCHLLRRDNILEIFTAAQYLGIKELEEQCWAFIDNDELFSENTAFLLYMEAKRINNTAVMELMVPRIMKFFLILVSTKDFLELSVDELCLLLKSNYICVNSEMEILMSAVRWLMHDWENRKKHMLEVLKCVRFGLIAPWQLVDVKRNPENPEFMELMSYPEIQKMVDDGLAFVIIKYWYGNQTEDYYHWIDLLGLSEPTNRNWAGEDKNYVTYREFLLYLEEYQRTKISELKASKQQMKPNPPNSPPKDYCQPTYQQSHCNHMTLTSGQGSFLTTNMGRASKYCTSKVSPSSYLPAESSTGIMMTPEMLSVYLNSLDRNNGKVNDRIQQDQERNNKQVNFDVRPNDDAKLQKRSCDPIKNNIEQFNYETQQQSDTTNLCYYRQQDSLIKEQLKKCKKTRYSYEKATDSSKSEEGAATTIQAMYRGYKARRKYDEIKRTSSEEKQNAKRVAELLSAPVGQKLHKPLEPIKVSNSLANQNNRENRIQQSASPRKKEGNRSNLMNQQSVSKDLEGLRFDMFLNETLPSEQPMKIPYNNLSNSVEVSKLIKTIKSPTFFNNCDEITSSFSHSDKTDPDDPFSPRICTIPTHTANNAIEKNDVVKRNGTRYQGGDNIQQYIPKSKKVQTCVCNHARPLPQRLSNSLLGPNIDSYFLDNSLFYPDRESILVFGGVDPHEGYGHPGNTGKDIYRFKPDENLWEFVGEIPEPRHHHSVVYLKGRIYLVGGADPRENNSQRKSIIVGTVWSYDPTTRVWYNEEDMLTPRKNFSLVVSHGKMYAIGGQDRNGIALRSAEAFDPLESTWKEIQPMCTARVGAAGIKYRDFIWVAGGMTKSKKELFSKDVECYDPIKNSWLKMEPLNSPRCFATLYVVSDCLYAIGGASTTGNSTDSIDRIDIWDPHLCVWKEEAKMSIARHGHCTASIGAQLLIIGGVTTVFMKTLSSVECYCCEQGKWIRGVSPLPYAISGHSIVTLPPANLLVDS, encoded by the exons ATGCGTTCTCCTGACAGCAGGAAGGAAAAACGCACGCCACGAATCGTAAGGGCGGTACGTCGTAACAGCAAAAAAT TGTATCAAGAGGAAAACGTAAAAACGAACTCAATCGAACATCCAAGTAATAGTAAAAGTAGCGTCGTTGTCTTATATCAAGGAGGATCTTTCGAGGCACCAAAGACATTTTCAAAGCAACTCGTTCAACCTTCAAAATCTGATCGATCCATCGTTCGAACGTCGGACGTCACTTCAGAGCATTCTCTTAG AATAAAACCGGTTGACAGTCCAGAATATCAATCACCACGTTACTCGATCCCACGGAGAAAAATTACTTCGAGGAGATATTCTCGAATATCGAAACGATCAGAACCTTTGAATGTGAATATTTATCACAAGAGCAGAGTGGTGCAAGTTACGCCTTCAACGAGAGATCGCTGGGCAGCGGCGGAAAGATCGAAGCAAGCTGATTCAATCAGTAGCAAAGATCCTGTTTCTATCCAGAAAGAAGTTTTTTGTTATAAAGTCGAGGACTGCCAAAGAATATCAGAAAAACCTTCCAAAACTgataaagatttaaaagagaaatgttaTCCTTCTGACTCGAAACTGATGGCTCAAAGCGTTAA TACAAGAGAACAGGGTCAAGAAGAAACTATGAAACACTCCGTGTTGTCACCAAATTTGAACTTCTTGATACAGAATATGCAAACGCGTccaaatgatattataaacgaTCAAGTTTGCTTCAGCACGAACGATATCGACGAAAGTAGAAGAATCTTTCCGTTTCAGGCAACTCCCAGTGGgaatttaaaagttattccAAATCAG GTCGTTTTCGAATCCAAAAAAGTCAGTGTATTAGTAGCGGATCCACGGCACACGAAGGTTAACGTTAAAGCAGAGCTCAATAAATCTAACATCGACGTGAACAGATCTATTTCTGACTCCTCAACTAGGCAGAGTTTCATCGATCTTCCTCCAGGAGTGACACCCTCGGCAATCAATCATTTACAA GCTCATAAAAAGTTACCTGATATCCAAGTGGAGTATAAACCAAGAACACAGCCATATAAAGCTAAAGCCCATCAGCCAGAGATGGAGCAGAATCAATCAATACAAGCCACGTCTAATCAAGTTCCTCCGATCCAAGAAGTACCTCTCTCTTC ACTCGGTTTGATGCAAGAGGAACCAATCGATTGGAATAGTGTTATTCTTCCGGAAAAAACTGATTTATATCGAGAATTAGCGAGGCGTATAACGAATTATAA GAACGCCGATTGCATCATTCGAATAGGACAGGATGAATTTCACTGTCATCTTTTGGTTCTTCAGAGCTACAGTACGTTCTTCGATGAAAGGAATAGTAAAGAAATTGACTTGACTGAG aGCAGTGTAACTTCAAAGGCATTTTCCATTATCTACGATTGGATGATCAGTCCAACGAGCGAAAGTTGTCATCTACTACGCAGGGATAACATTTTGGAGATTTTTACAGCTGCACAGTACCTTGGCATTAAAG AATTAGAAGAACAATGCTGGGCTTTTATAGACAACGACGAACTTTTTTCGGAGAATActgcatttttattatatatggaagcaaagagaattaataatactgCCGTAATGGAATTAATGGTACCTAGAATCATGAAGTTCTTTTTGATACTCGTCAGCACAAAAGATTTCTTGGAATTGTCTGTGGACGAATTGTGTCTtctattaaaatcaaattatatttgtgTTAATAG CGAGATGGAGATATTAATGTCTGCTGTAAGATGGTTAATGCATGATTgggagaacagaaaaaaacataTGCTGGAAGTATTAAAATGCGTTAGATTTGGACTTATAGCACCATGGCAACTCGtcgatgtaaaaagaaatcctGAAAATCCCGAATTCATGGAACTGATGTCCTACCCGGAGATACAGAAAATGGTAGACGATGGTCTAGC CTTCGTTATCATCAAATATTGGTATGGAAATCAAACCGAAGATTATTATCACTGGATCGATTTACTTGGCTTGTCGGAACCAACCAATCGTAATTGGGCCGGAGAGGACAAG AATTACGTGACATATCGAGAATTCTTGTTATATCTGGAGGAATATCAAAGGACAAAAATATCAGAACTAAAGGCTAGCAAGCAGCAAATGAAACCAAATCCACCTAATTCACCTCCCAAGGATTATTGCCAACCTACTTATCAACAAAGTCATTGTAATCACATGACTTTAACATCAG GTCAAGGAAGTTTTCTGACAACTAATATGGGAAGAGCTTCGAAGTATTGCACGTCCAAAGTATCACCTAGTAGTTATTTACCCGCAGAATCGTCAACCGGCATAATGATGACACCGGAAATGTTAAGCGTGTACCTTAATAGCTTGGATAGAAACAACGGGAAGGTG aatGACCGAATACAACAGgatcaagaaagaaataacaagcAAGTTAATTTTGACGTTAGACCCAACGATGACGCGAAATTGCAAAAGAGATCCTGCGATCCGATCAAAAAT AACATTGAACAATTTAATTACGAGACTCAGCAACAGAGTGACACAACTAACCTTTGCTACTATCGACAACAAGATTCGTTAATAAAAGAGCAGCTGAAGAAATGCAAGAAAACGAGATATTCCTATGAAAAGGCCACTGATTCTTCGAAATCTGAAGAAGGTGCAGCTACTACTATACAAGCTATGTACAGGGGTTATAAAGCTAGAAGGAAATACGACGAA ATTAAAAGAACATCATCCGAGGAGAAGCAGAATGCGAAACGCGTTGCTGAACTTTTGTCAGCACCAGTGGGTCAAAAGCTTCATAAGCCTCTGGAACCAATTAAAGTTTCAAACAGTTTGGCCAATCAGAACAACAGAGAAAATAGGATACAGCAAAGTGCAAGcccgcgaaagaaagaaggaaatcgttcgaatttgaTGAATCAACAGAGCGTATCTAAAGATCTTGAAGGACTTAGA TTCGACATGTTTTTGAACGAAACATTGCCAAGTGAGCAACCTATGAAAATACCTTATAACAACTTATCGAATTCAGTGGAGGtctcaaaattaataaagacgATAAAATCTCCAACATTTTTCAACAATTGCGACGAAATAACGAGTTCTTTTTCGCATTCGGACAAAACTGATCCTGATGATCCCTTCTCTCCGAGAATATGTACGATACCTACGCATACGGCTAATAACgcaatagaaaaaaacgaCGTTGTCAAGAGAAATGGAACGCGTTATCAAGGTGGAGATAATATACAACAATATATACCAAAATCGAAGAAAGTTCAAACTTGTGTTTGTAATCATGCGAGACCATT ACCACAAAGATTGAGCAACAGTCTGTTAGGACCTAATATCGACAGTTACTTTTTggataattctttattttatcccGATCGTGAATCGATCCTGGTATTCGGTGGTGTCGATCCTCACGAGGGATACGGTCATCCTGGGAACACCGGCAAGGATATTTATAGATTCAAGCCGGATGAAAATTTATGGGAATTCGTTGGAGAAATTCCTGAGCCACGACATCATCATTCGGTTGTTTATCTCAAAGGTCGTATCTATCTAGTAG GAGGAGCGGATCCTCGAGAAAACAATTCTCAAAGGAAGAGTATCATAGTTGGGACGGTTTGGAGCTACGATCCTACTACCAGAGTTTGGTACAATGAAGAAGACATGTTGACgccaagaaaaaatttttctcttgtaGTCAGCCATGGGAAGATGTATGCCATAGGAGGTCAAGATAGAAACGGGAT AGCGTTGAGAAGTGCCGAGGCCTTCGATCCATTGGAATCTACGTGGAAAGAAATACAACCTATGTGTACAGCTAGGGTGGGTGCTGCCGGTATAAAATATCGAGATTTTATCTGGGTTGCTGGCGGCATGacaaaatcgaagaaagaactATTCTCGAAGGACGTCGAATGTTACGACCCAATAAAGAATTC GTGGCTTAAAATGGAACCGTTGAATTCACCGAGATGTTTCGCCACGCTTTACGTCGTTTCCGATTGTCTTTACGCGATTGGAGGTGCTTCGACTACAGGAAATAGTACCGATAGCATAGACCGCATTGATATTTGGGATCCTCATCTTTGCGTATGGAAGGAAGAAGCAAAAATGTCAATTGCGAGACACGGTCATTGTACTGCATCGATAG GTGcccaattattaataattggcGGTGTGACAACAGTCTTTATGAAGACGTTGAGTAGCGTTGAATGTTATTGCTGCGAGCAGGGCAAGTGGATAAGAGGCGTGTCACCTCTGCCTTACGCCATTTCCGGTCACAGTATCGTGACATTACCTCCGGCAAATCTTTTAGTTGACTCCTGA
- the LOC122638182 gene encoding F-box only protein 7-like isoform X1 translates to MSESALVEDSTSTKLTSTLENYLKKLDENTTHHEYMIALFIVLFSESGFYVLPMSEASFSKNKKLIYTSPKQWKTMKNIYEIKLVLKDLPNVICKLVAISSGDRLILNFFSTIGEKNVYSIAIQSLRYVNPFSNNLTSRYMNLKEISHRFKDALVMRVRADILTEAGLINPSLQGLPTELKLKILGMLEAPALMQVSQCSRHFNILSKEPRLWQALLRRDFAEKQVKSDKSWLSCYRTRYTERNRKRRHHDTSCSICEPEISRYHPSLVQPRVDVPPNVGSYNMPSLADFLRLHSSRQSHLDFSSLFRYRFGSRFGR, encoded by the exons ATGTCTGAATCAGCTTTAGTCGAAGATTCAACATCTACTAAGTTAACATCTacattagaaaattatctaAAGAAATTGGACGAAAATACAACTCATCATGAGTATATGATCGCTTTGTTTATAGTTCTCTTCTCGGAATCTGGTTTTTACGTATTACCTATGTCCGAAGCTTCTTTTAG CAAAAATAAGAagcttatatatacatcaccAAAACAATGGAAAACTATGAAAAACATTTATGAGATCAAACTAGTATTGAAAGATCTACCTAATGTGATATGCAAATTAGTTGCCATATCTTCTGGAGATAGGTTgattcttaatttcttttcgaccATAGGAGAAAAGAATGTTTATAGTATTGCTATACAAAGTTTAAGATATGTGAATCCTTTTTCAAATAACCTTACTAGCCGTTATATGAATCTTAAGGAAATATCACACAg GTTTAAAGATGCATTAGTTATGCGAGTACGAGCAGATATTTTAACGGAAGCTGGCCTTATCAATCCTAGTTTACAAGGTTTACCTAcagaattgaaattaaaaattctggGGATGTTAGAAGCTCCTGCATTGATGCAAGTTTCACAGTGTTCTCGGCATTTTAACATATTATCTAAGGAACCACGTTTATGGCAAGCTTTATTGCGAAGAGACTTTGCAGAAAAGCAAGTAAAATCGGATAAAAGTTGGCTAAGTTGCTATCGTACAAGATATACAGAACGCAATAGAAAACGACGTCATCATGACACTAGTTGCAGTATTTGCGAACCAGAAATAAGTCGATACCATCCATCTTTGGTACAACCAAGAGTAGATGTACCTCCAAACGTTGGAAGTTATAACATGCCATCACTAGCAGATTTTTTAAGATTACATTCGTCTAGACAATCTCATTTAGATTTTAGTAGTCTGTTTAGATATAGATTTGGATCTCGGTTTGGTCGTTAG
- the LOC122638182 gene encoding F-box only protein 7-like isoform X2 has translation MSEASFSKNKKLIYTSPKQWKTMKNIYEIKLVLKDLPNVICKLVAISSGDRLILNFFSTIGEKNVYSIAIQSLRYVNPFSNNLTSRYMNLKEISHRFKDALVMRVRADILTEAGLINPSLQGLPTELKLKILGMLEAPALMQVSQCSRHFNILSKEPRLWQALLRRDFAEKQVKSDKSWLSCYRTRYTERNRKRRHHDTSCSICEPEISRYHPSLVQPRVDVPPNVGSYNMPSLADFLRLHSSRQSHLDFSSLFRYRFGSRFGR, from the exons ATGTCCGAAGCTTCTTTTAG CAAAAATAAGAagcttatatatacatcaccAAAACAATGGAAAACTATGAAAAACATTTATGAGATCAAACTAGTATTGAAAGATCTACCTAATGTGATATGCAAATTAGTTGCCATATCTTCTGGAGATAGGTTgattcttaatttcttttcgaccATAGGAGAAAAGAATGTTTATAGTATTGCTATACAAAGTTTAAGATATGTGAATCCTTTTTCAAATAACCTTACTAGCCGTTATATGAATCTTAAGGAAATATCACACAg GTTTAAAGATGCATTAGTTATGCGAGTACGAGCAGATATTTTAACGGAAGCTGGCCTTATCAATCCTAGTTTACAAGGTTTACCTAcagaattgaaattaaaaattctggGGATGTTAGAAGCTCCTGCATTGATGCAAGTTTCACAGTGTTCTCGGCATTTTAACATATTATCTAAGGAACCACGTTTATGGCAAGCTTTATTGCGAAGAGACTTTGCAGAAAAGCAAGTAAAATCGGATAAAAGTTGGCTAAGTTGCTATCGTACAAGATATACAGAACGCAATAGAAAACGACGTCATCATGACACTAGTTGCAGTATTTGCGAACCAGAAATAAGTCGATACCATCCATCTTTGGTACAACCAAGAGTAGATGTACCTCCAAACGTTGGAAGTTATAACATGCCATCACTAGCAGATTTTTTAAGATTACATTCGTCTAGACAATCTCATTTAGATTTTAGTAGTCTGTTTAGATATAGATTTGGATCTCGGTTTGGTCGTTAG
- the LOC122638182 gene encoding F-box only protein 7-like isoform X3, producing the protein MSESALVEDSTSTKLTSTLENYLKKLDENTTHHEYMIALFIVLFSESGFYVLPMSEASFSKNKKLIYTSPKQWKTMKNIYEIKLVLKDLPNVICKLVAISSGDRLILNFFSTIGEKNVYSIAIQSLRYVNPFSNNLTSRYMNLKEISHRFKDALVMRVRADILTEAGLINPSLQGLPTELKLKILGMLEAPALMQVSQCSRHFNILSKEPRLWQALLRRDFAENN; encoded by the exons ATGTCTGAATCAGCTTTAGTCGAAGATTCAACATCTACTAAGTTAACATCTacattagaaaattatctaAAGAAATTGGACGAAAATACAACTCATCATGAGTATATGATCGCTTTGTTTATAGTTCTCTTCTCGGAATCTGGTTTTTACGTATTACCTATGTCCGAAGCTTCTTTTAG CAAAAATAAGAagcttatatatacatcaccAAAACAATGGAAAACTATGAAAAACATTTATGAGATCAAACTAGTATTGAAAGATCTACCTAATGTGATATGCAAATTAGTTGCCATATCTTCTGGAGATAGGTTgattcttaatttcttttcgaccATAGGAGAAAAGAATGTTTATAGTATTGCTATACAAAGTTTAAGATATGTGAATCCTTTTTCAAATAACCTTACTAGCCGTTATATGAATCTTAAGGAAATATCACACAg GTTTAAAGATGCATTAGTTATGCGAGTACGAGCAGATATTTTAACGGAAGCTGGCCTTATCAATCCTAGTTTACAAGGTTTACCTAcagaattgaaattaaaaattctggGGATGTTAGAAGCTCCTGCATTGATGCAAGTTTCACAGTGTTCTCGGCATTTTAACATATTATCTAAGGAACCACGTTTATGGCAAGCTTTATTGCGAAGAGACTTTGCAGAAAA TAATTAA